The following proteins are encoded in a genomic region of Dokdonia donghaensis DSW-1:
- a CDS encoding Na(+)-translocating NADH-quinone reductase subunit A — MSKDIRIKKGLDIRLVGEAEKTISEGPRSRTITIRPSDFHLVTPKMVLKEGASLMAGDEIFYSKSQEEIKFVSPVAGTITEIKRGARRVITDIVIEADYAGATRDLGALSPTADAATVKARLLEGGVWPFIKQRPYDVVANPTVSPKAIFISGVNTGPLAADLDFVLAGKEAALQAAVTALGKLTDGGVHVSIGSSASVFASLTGVTTYTVKGPHPAGNVGTLINKTSPINKGETAWTVAAQDLVVIGELLLTGKFNAQRVISVSGSSIKAPKYYRTIIGAEVSTFAYDAGVEGDNNRFISGNVLTGTKVKPDGALGFYATEFVVIPEGDDYEFFGWNKPVFDKISPSRALTFSWLQPKKKYDLDTNTNGEHRAFVVTGNYEEVFPLDIYPMQILKACMVEDLDEMEALGMYEVAPEDFALTEFMCVSKQPHQEIIRKGLDVMYKEIG, encoded by the coding sequence ATGTCAAAAGACATCAGAATCAAAAAAGGTCTTGATATCCGATTAGTAGGCGAAGCAGAAAAGACAATTTCTGAAGGGCCTAGATCGCGTACCATTACTATTAGGCCTTCAGATTTTCATCTCGTGACTCCTAAAATGGTCCTTAAAGAAGGAGCTAGCCTTATGGCTGGAGACGAGATTTTCTACTCAAAGTCTCAAGAAGAAATCAAATTTGTATCTCCAGTTGCTGGAACAATAACAGAAATCAAGCGTGGCGCTCGCCGTGTGATTACTGATATTGTGATTGAAGCAGATTATGCTGGTGCTACTCGTGATCTTGGAGCGTTGAGTCCAACTGCAGATGCTGCTACTGTAAAAGCAAGATTGCTTGAAGGTGGTGTGTGGCCGTTTATAAAACAACGTCCTTATGATGTGGTTGCAAACCCAACAGTATCTCCAAAAGCAATTTTTATATCTGGTGTAAACACTGGACCACTTGCTGCAGATCTTGATTTTGTACTAGCAGGTAAAGAAGCAGCGCTGCAGGCAGCAGTTACAGCATTAGGAAAACTTACAGATGGTGGTGTACACGTATCTATAGGTTCTAGTGCATCTGTGTTTGCAAGCCTTACAGGTGTTACAACATATACAGTAAAAGGACCACACCCAGCTGGTAATGTGGGAACCTTAATTAATAAAACAAGTCCTATTAACAAGGGTGAGACAGCCTGGACGGTTGCAGCACAAGATCTTGTTGTGATAGGAGAATTGTTACTTACAGGTAAGTTTAATGCACAACGTGTGATATCGGTTTCTGGGTCTTCTATAAAAGCGCCTAAGTATTACCGCACAATCATAGGTGCAGAGGTGTCTACATTTGCATATGATGCTGGAGTAGAAGGTGATAATAATCGCTTTATCTCTGGTAATGTATTAACAGGTACTAAAGTTAAGCCAGACGGAGCTCTTGGGTTTTATGCAACAGAGTTTGTAGTAATACCAGAGGGTGATGATTATGAATTCTTCGGGTGGAATAAGCCTGTTTTTGATAAAATCTCTCCATCTAGAGCGCTTACTTTTTCTTGGTTACAGCCTAAGAAGAAATATGATCTAGATACAAATACAAACGGTGAGCACCGTGCATTTGTAGTAACTGGAAATTATGAAGAGGTTTTTCCTCTAGATATTTACCCTATGCAAATCCTTAAGGCTTGTATGGTAGAAGATCTAGATGAGATGGAAGCTTTAGGAATGTATGAGGTGGCTCCAGAAGATTTTGCACTTACAGAATTTATGTGTGTGTCTAAGCAGCCACACCAAGAGATCATTCGTAAGGGATTAGATGTTATGTATAAAGAAATAGGATAA
- a CDS encoding NADH:ubiquinone reductase (Na(+)-transporting) subunit B, translating into MGMKESLHKLKMKYEGKKMAPAFNALHTFLYAPNETTHSGGHIRAVDDLKRTMNTVIIALIPCLLFGIFNAGYQHYLATGEIEAAQGFFSTNFWNLDNFSIGAWTVLPLVIVSYGVGLLVEFIFAVIKGHEVEEGYLVTGMLVPLIVPIDIPLWMLAVAVVFGVVIGKEVFGGTGMNILNPALTIRAFLFFAYPTWMSGDKVWVHEAVERAGTPDAISGETILGSYAQNAATINYDYTDMFLGFIPGSVGETSKILIIVGALFLIFTKIGSWRIILSTIVGALAMGLIFNGVVDAGWIDDTSKFYGLMSVPFWQHLIIGSILFGAVYMATDPVTASQTNKGKYIYGFLIGFISIIIRVFNPAYPEGVFLAILLMNVFAPTIDHYVVQGNVKKRMKRLKLKTA; encoded by the coding sequence ATGGGAATGAAAGAAAGTTTACATAAGCTTAAAATGAAGTATGAAGGGAAGAAGATGGCTCCGGCTTTCAACGCGCTTCACACTTTTTTATACGCTCCAAACGAGACTACACACAGTGGTGGTCACATTAGAGCGGTAGATGATTTAAAACGTACAATGAACACGGTAATCATAGCATTGATTCCTTGTTTACTGTTTGGAATATTTAATGCTGGTTATCAGCATTATCTTGCAACAGGAGAGATTGAAGCAGCTCAAGGATTCTTTAGTACTAACTTCTGGAATCTAGACAACTTCTCTATAGGAGCTTGGACAGTACTTCCGTTAGTAATTGTTTCTTACGGTGTAGGATTACTTGTAGAATTTATTTTTGCTGTTATAAAAGGACACGAGGTAGAGGAAGGTTACTTAGTAACTGGAATGCTTGTGCCACTTATTGTACCTATAGACATTCCATTATGGATGCTTGCAGTAGCAGTTGTTTTTGGTGTAGTAATAGGTAAAGAAGTTTTTGGAGGTACAGGGATGAATATCCTAAACCCAGCGCTTACTATACGTGCTTTCTTATTCTTTGCATACCCAACGTGGATGTCTGGAGATAAGGTGTGGGTACACGAAGCAGTAGAGAGAGCAGGAACACCAGATGCAATATCTGGAGAAACTATCTTAGGTAGTTATGCTCAAAATGCAGCAACGATTAATTATGACTACACAGATATGTTCTTAGGATTTATTCCTGGATCTGTAGGAGAGACTTCTAAAATACTCATTATTGTAGGAGCCTTATTCTTAATCTTTACAAAGATAGGTAGCTGGAGAATCATACTTTCTACTATAGTAGGAGCACTAGCAATGGGACTTATCTTTAATGGAGTTGTAGATGCAGGATGGATAGATGATACTAGTAAGTTTTATGGCTTAATGAGTGTCCCTTTCTGGCAACACCTTATCATAGGTAGTATTTTATTTGGAGCAGTATATATGGCAACAGACCCGGTAACTGCATCACAAACTAATAAAGGGAAATACATTTACGGTTTCTTAATAGGTTTTATATCTATTATAATACGTGTATTTAACCCGGCATACCCAGAAGGAGTATTCCTCGCGATATTATTAATGAACGTATTTGCTCCTACAATTGATCACTACGTGGTACAAGGGAATGTGAAGAAGAGAATGAAGCGTCTTAAACTTAAAACAGCATAA
- a CDS encoding DUF5103 domain-containing protein: MKNYFTLFLLFASFTTFAQVAQEIPEPPFIKTVQFNASSTSGTSLPILQLGSSLSLSFDDIYGDERDYFYKITHHNADWTESSLARSEYMDGMDNVRILNFENSVATLQLYTHYELSIPNQMTKRLTKTGNYLLSIYDEEGELVFSRKFMIFSPQFNVGAQVKRSRDLQYINSKQVLRFFIDSGDEVIINPKQNLHTVLIQNNNLKTAITGIEPQYNIGNRLEYRYDQETAFWGGNEFFNFENKDVRAATFAIKSIELKSLYHNYLYSNPARYDQPYTYNPDINGNFLINTLQGRTPLTEAEYVWIHFSLRHPKLLDDQSIHLYGNFNNYVIDNSTKLEWNTRTRRYELPYLLKQGFYNYNYVLVNKDGSIDYKNSLDGNFWQTENNYQILVYYRKPGGRFDELVGLGQTNSSQITN; this comes from the coding sequence ATGAAAAATTATTTTACGCTTTTCTTACTATTTGCATCGTTTACCACCTTTGCACAGGTAGCACAAGAAATACCAGAACCTCCTTTTATTAAAACGGTACAATTTAACGCCAGCAGCACATCTGGAACTTCTTTACCCATACTACAACTAGGTAGCAGTTTATCGCTGTCTTTTGACGATATTTATGGCGATGAGCGTGATTACTTTTATAAAATCACGCATCACAATGCAGACTGGACAGAGAGTAGCCTTGCTAGATCTGAGTATATGGACGGGATGGATAATGTGCGCATCCTCAATTTTGAAAACTCGGTTGCAACACTCCAGTTATACACACACTATGAGCTATCTATACCTAACCAGATGACTAAGCGCCTCACAAAAACAGGCAATTACCTCCTTAGCATTTACGATGAAGAAGGTGAGCTCGTTTTCTCACGTAAGTTTATGATATTCTCACCCCAATTTAATGTGGGAGCTCAAGTAAAACGGTCAAGAGATTTACAATACATCAACTCAAAACAAGTACTGCGATTTTTTATAGACTCTGGAGATGAAGTTATCATAAACCCAAAACAAAATCTTCACACAGTTTTAATACAAAACAACAACCTCAAAACAGCCATTACAGGCATAGAGCCTCAATACAACATAGGCAATAGACTTGAGTATAGATATGATCAAGAGACGGCTTTCTGGGGTGGCAATGAGTTTTTTAACTTTGAAAACAAGGATGTGCGTGCCGCTACTTTTGCCATAAAAAGCATTGAGCTCAAGAGCCTGTATCACAATTACCTATACTCTAACCCAGCTAGGTATGACCAGCCGTACACCTACAATCCAGATATAAATGGCAACTTTCTCATAAACACCCTACAAGGTCGCACACCTCTTACCGAGGCAGAGTATGTATGGATACACTTCTCTTTGAGACACCCTAAACTTCTCGATGACCAGTCTATACATCTTTACGGAAATTTCAATAATTATGTAATAGACAATAGCACAAAACTGGAGTGGAACACCCGCACTAGAAGATACGAGCTACCATACTTACTTAAACAAGGTTTTTATAACTATAATTATGTGCTAGTAAACAAAGATGGAAGCATAGATTATAAGAATAGTCTAGACGGGAACTTCTGGCAAACAGAAAACAACTATCAAATACTAGTGTATTACCGCAAACCTGGAGGACGTTTTGATGAGCTGGTAGGCTTAGGGCAAACTAATTCTTCACAAATAACAAATTAG